In Canis lupus familiaris isolate Mischka breed German Shepherd chromosome 5, alternate assembly UU_Cfam_GSD_1.0, whole genome shotgun sequence, a genomic segment contains:
- the TLE7 gene encoding transducin-like enhancer protein 7 isoform X1, with product MSREKEEALFSILSIYDEPEEGSNMPESSGISQDEDQAQTQPEGVYGTPQQPLGSPMQHDPVYQQQWVLQTPDRSELQASWLSETEPEAAAELNPSFPPGPEFGQACPSPPPSEEVWSFLRAIPPIPDEVVVRQRVPRRSWKVGRLRHGKKVYAVAISSTHHVYTCGHGYIKVWDKSALYSYNMPPQAQLDLQDRQNCVLTCKLFPDERSLITGGLSRSLTLWDLAPTPRIRAQLASTGPMCYSLALSSNAQICLACFKGFVEIWDLRNQILIRKHEVPEYGSRCVDIVGNKFWTGGEDTRLYSWDLRSYQRLQQHDLQHEILSITHDPSEEWVLVGLRTSDIIILHTHRREKFKAVLHKYVNHHNLKFASCGSYFVTTLDESIHCIAAPSLQRQRSLRIFCVVMCLQTTSIWSRAPRIVPRFTSSCTEVCMLCS from the exons ATGagtagagagaaggaagaggcatTATTTAGTATACTTAGTATATATGATGAGCCAGAGGAGGGGAGCAACATGCCGGAAAGTTCTGGCATTTCCCAGGATGAAGACCAAGCACAGACCCAACCTGAGGGGGTGTATGGGACACCCCAGCAGCCTCTTGGGTCCCCGATGCAGCATGACCCAGTTTATCAGCAGCAGTGGGTCCTCCAGACTCCAGACAGATCTGAGCTCCAGGCCAGTTGGCTCTCTGAGACGGagccagaagcagcagcagagctGAACCCCAG CTTCCCGCCAGGACCCGAATTTG GCCAGGCTTGCCCTTCGCCTCCGCCCAGTGAAGAAGTCTGGTCATTCCTCAGGGCAATT CCACCCATTCCAGATGAAGTGGTCGTCAGGCAGAGGGTCCCACGGAGGTCCTGGAAGGTTGGCAGGCTCCGCCATGGAAAGAAAGTCTATGCCGTTGCCATTAGCTCAACTCACCATGTATACACGTGTGGCCACGGCTACATTAAGGTGTGGGACAAGAGCGCTCTGTACAGCTACAACATGCCCCCGCAGGCCCAGCTGGACCTGCAG GACCGCCAGAACTGTGTCCTCACCTGCAAGCTCTTCCCTGACGAGCGGAGCCTCATCACTGGGGGTCTGTCCCGGAGCCTGACTCTCTGGGACCTGGCACCCACACCCCGCATCAGGGCACAGCTGGCCTCCACGGGCCCCATGTGCTATTCCCTGGCACTCTCCTCCAATGCCCAGATCTGCTTGGCTTGTTTCAAAGGATTTGTCGAGATTTGGGATTTGCGGAACCAGATCTTGATCAG GAAGCATGAAGTCCCAGAATATGGGTCCCGATGTGTGGACATCGTGGGCAATAAGTTCTGGACGGGAGGTGAAGACACCAGACTATATTCCTGGGACCTGAGGAGCTACCAGAGGTTACAGCAGCACGATTTGCAGCATGAG ATCCTCAGCATTACCCATGACCCCAGTGAGGAATGGGTGCTGGTAGGCTTGAGAACAAGTGATATCATAATCCTCCACACACATCGGAGAGAGAAGTTCAAGGCAGTCCTTCATAAATACGTCAACCACCACAACCTCAAGTTTGCCTCCTGTG GGAGCTATTTTGTGACCACACTGGACGAGTCGATCCACTGCATAGCTGCACCTTCTCTACAAAG GCAGAGGAGCCTACGGATATTCTGTGTTGTGATGTGTCTTCAGACAACCAGTATCTGGTCACGGGCTCCAAGAATAGTGCCACGGTTTACCAGCTCTTGTACTGAAGTTTGCATGTTGTGCTCCTGA
- the TLE7 gene encoding transducin-like enhancer protein 7 isoform X2 → MSREKEEALFSILSIYDEPEEGSNMPESSGISQDEDQAQTQPEGVYGTPQQPLGSPMQHDPVYQQQWVLQTPDRSELQASWLSETEPEAAAELNPSFPPGPEFGQACPSPPPSEEVWSFLRAIPPIPDEVVVRQRVPRRSWKVGRLRHGKKVYAVAISSTHHVYTCGHGYIKVWDKSALYSYNMPPQAQLDLQDRQNCVLTCKLFPDERSLITGGLSRSLTLWDLAPTPRIRAQLASTGPMCYSLALSSNAQICLACFKGFVEIWDLRNQILIRKHEVPEYGSRCVDIVGNKFWTGGEDTRLYSWDLRSYQRLQQHDLQHEILSITHDPSEEWVLVGLRTSDIIILHTHRREKFKAVLHKYVNHHNLKFASCGSYFVTTLDESIHCIAAPSLQRLFQAEEPTDILCCDVSSDNQYLVTGSKNSATVYQLLY, encoded by the exons ATGagtagagagaaggaagaggcatTATTTAGTATACTTAGTATATATGATGAGCCAGAGGAGGGGAGCAACATGCCGGAAAGTTCTGGCATTTCCCAGGATGAAGACCAAGCACAGACCCAACCTGAGGGGGTGTATGGGACACCCCAGCAGCCTCTTGGGTCCCCGATGCAGCATGACCCAGTTTATCAGCAGCAGTGGGTCCTCCAGACTCCAGACAGATCTGAGCTCCAGGCCAGTTGGCTCTCTGAGACGGagccagaagcagcagcagagctGAACCCCAG CTTCCCGCCAGGACCCGAATTTG GCCAGGCTTGCCCTTCGCCTCCGCCCAGTGAAGAAGTCTGGTCATTCCTCAGGGCAATT CCACCCATTCCAGATGAAGTGGTCGTCAGGCAGAGGGTCCCACGGAGGTCCTGGAAGGTTGGCAGGCTCCGCCATGGAAAGAAAGTCTATGCCGTTGCCATTAGCTCAACTCACCATGTATACACGTGTGGCCACGGCTACATTAAGGTGTGGGACAAGAGCGCTCTGTACAGCTACAACATGCCCCCGCAGGCCCAGCTGGACCTGCAG GACCGCCAGAACTGTGTCCTCACCTGCAAGCTCTTCCCTGACGAGCGGAGCCTCATCACTGGGGGTCTGTCCCGGAGCCTGACTCTCTGGGACCTGGCACCCACACCCCGCATCAGGGCACAGCTGGCCTCCACGGGCCCCATGTGCTATTCCCTGGCACTCTCCTCCAATGCCCAGATCTGCTTGGCTTGTTTCAAAGGATTTGTCGAGATTTGGGATTTGCGGAACCAGATCTTGATCAG GAAGCATGAAGTCCCAGAATATGGGTCCCGATGTGTGGACATCGTGGGCAATAAGTTCTGGACGGGAGGTGAAGACACCAGACTATATTCCTGGGACCTGAGGAGCTACCAGAGGTTACAGCAGCACGATTTGCAGCATGAG ATCCTCAGCATTACCCATGACCCCAGTGAGGAATGGGTGCTGGTAGGCTTGAGAACAAGTGATATCATAATCCTCCACACACATCGGAGAGAGAAGTTCAAGGCAGTCCTTCATAAATACGTCAACCACCACAACCTCAAGTTTGCCTCCTGTG GGAGCTATTTTGTGACCACACTGGACGAGTCGATCCACTGCATAGCTGCACCTTCTCTACAAAGGTTGTTTCAG GCAGAGGAGCCTACGGATATTCTGTGTTGTGATGTGTCTTCAGACAACCAGTATCTGGTCACGGGCTCCAAGAATAGTGCCACGGTTTACCAGCTCTTGTACTGA